The following proteins are co-located in the Desulfatitalea tepidiphila genome:
- a CDS encoding (Fe-S)-binding protein — translation MLTLRFDENKCLACDTRDCLTKCQYLNMDVEEATLEIQNIIQGKNSRVLHECRTCYACEEYCPMGNHPFYLIVSRQEERNIPPLPEPIIQQGVQLGIPFRGEPEISEINGPVLNMGVFSQLSHLAQGKLFEGLTLISTDKRKMHHYFCNLMYLHFARISIINERVPGIIQTIAAHRPTEVVHFHDECYGTYNSYAQAFGIDVPFKSIHLFEHLYNRLVELKEEIRPLGYKVAYQRPCSSRLSPDKHLFVKKIFDLIGVEHVDREYVDENALCCGSTILSQRQKGSRKFCLDLQNKNIADMRKAGAQLCIFNCPACMQTIGKQVAESGIMPIWMSDLCRMAIGEKPA, via the coding sequence ATGTTGACCTTACGCTTTGATGAAAACAAGTGCCTGGCATGCGACACAAGAGACTGCCTGACCAAATGTCAGTATTTGAACATGGACGTGGAGGAGGCCACCCTGGAAATACAAAACATCATCCAGGGGAAAAACTCGCGCGTACTTCACGAGTGCCGGACATGCTATGCCTGCGAAGAGTATTGTCCCATGGGAAACCACCCCTTTTACCTTATTGTCAGCCGCCAGGAAGAGCGGAACATTCCACCGTTGCCCGAGCCCATTATCCAGCAGGGCGTGCAGCTCGGCATTCCATTCCGCGGGGAACCTGAGATCTCGGAGATCAACGGCCCTGTACTGAACATGGGGGTTTTCAGCCAACTATCCCATCTTGCGCAGGGCAAACTGTTCGAAGGGTTAACCCTGATCTCCACCGACAAACGAAAAATGCATCATTACTTCTGCAACCTGATGTATCTTCACTTTGCCAGAATATCGATTATCAACGAACGGGTCCCAGGTATCATTCAAACGATTGCGGCGCATCGTCCCACCGAAGTCGTGCATTTTCACGATGAGTGCTATGGCACTTACAATTCCTACGCACAGGCATTCGGTATCGATGTGCCGTTTAAATCCATTCATCTATTTGAGCATTTGTATAACCGCCTGGTCGAACTTAAGGAAGAAATCCGGCCGCTGGGGTATAAGGTTGCATATCAGCGACCGTGTTCTTCCCGCCTGTCGCCGGACAAGCATCTCTTCGTGAAGAAGATATTCGACCTGATCGGAGTCGAGCATGTGGATCGCGAATACGTGGATGAAAACGCCCTATGTTGCGGTAGCACCATTTTATCCCAGAGGCAGAAAGGCAGTCGTAAATTCTGCCTCGATCTTCAGAATAAAAACATCGCGGATATGAGAAAGGCCGGCGCGCAACTGTGTATCTTCAACTGCCCCGCCTGTATGCAAACCATCGGCAAACAAGTGGCCGAAAGTGGCATCATGCCCATCTGGATGAGCGATCTGTGCCGTATGGCCATTGGTGAAAAACCCGCCTGA
- a CDS encoding FAD-binding oxidoreductase: MDSIYAALMDIVGEDYVSNRTEELFTYSKDLGTSEPQWPDYVAAPKTVEQVSRILKLANEQKVAVVPLGGGLSLAGLALPLRGGITLDLKRMDQILELNEQGRYIVVEAGISHGKVTAYLHKHAPRLMHSEPGAPAAATIGGNLAIHGQGDLAHPYGFNSDMINGLEVVLPTGEICRFGSCALGNDWYTLHPLPDLQLFLGWSGCTGIITKVSLRLFPCKKFQEQDMFIVQDENLVPEIIYEMTHIGMAEDIMAISQEIPPPFNRLHCILVNLSGDSKEELEFKRQLIFDGKLARYIEDGVGGIGAVGQKIDRPQISKTSDWRKGGGFEYVGSIVPVSYYPECYRRGSEISARHGIPYTVLGRVVGSSHGMMFSWTYAFNRADEKTVRHAREALHETDQMVLELGGTLWKPAVFGQKLVMDRMDPNTLQMMKKVKHLLDPNGIMNPGNWEVA; encoded by the coding sequence ATGGATTCGATCTATGCTGCATTGATGGATATTGTCGGAGAAGACTACGTATCGAACCGAACCGAAGAACTCTTTACCTACTCCAAGGATCTGGGCACCTCCGAGCCCCAGTGGCCCGATTACGTGGCTGCCCCTAAAACCGTTGAACAGGTCAGCCGGATCCTCAAGTTGGCCAATGAACAGAAAGTGGCGGTGGTACCCCTCGGCGGCGGCCTGTCGCTCGCCGGCCTGGCACTCCCGCTCCGTGGGGGGATTACCCTGGATCTCAAACGCATGGACCAGATCCTCGAGCTCAATGAACAGGGCCGCTACATCGTGGTCGAGGCCGGCATCTCCCACGGCAAGGTCACGGCCTATCTTCACAAGCATGCACCGCGTCTGATGCATTCCGAACCCGGGGCGCCGGCGGCGGCCACCATTGGCGGCAACCTGGCGATCCACGGCCAGGGCGATCTGGCCCACCCTTACGGATTCAATTCGGACATGATCAACGGCCTGGAGGTGGTCCTGCCCACCGGAGAAATCTGCCGTTTTGGTTCCTGTGCGCTGGGCAACGACTGGTATACGCTCCACCCCTTGCCCGACTTGCAGCTTTTCCTGGGATGGAGCGGATGCACCGGCATCATCACCAAGGTGTCGCTGAGGCTGTTTCCATGCAAAAAATTCCAGGAGCAGGACATGTTCATTGTCCAGGATGAAAACCTGGTACCAGAAATCATCTATGAAATGACCCACATCGGCATGGCCGAAGACATCATGGCCATCAGCCAGGAGATCCCGCCGCCTTTCAATCGACTTCACTGCATTCTCGTCAATCTTTCGGGCGACTCAAAAGAGGAGCTGGAATTCAAACGACAGCTGATCTTTGACGGCAAGTTGGCCCGGTACATAGAGGACGGGGTCGGCGGCATCGGCGCCGTCGGGCAGAAAATCGATCGCCCTCAGATCAGCAAAACCTCGGACTGGCGCAAGGGCGGAGGATTCGAATATGTCGGCTCGATCGTACCGGTATCGTACTATCCGGAGTGTTACCGGCGCGGCTCTGAAATTTCCGCACGACACGGCATTCCCTATACCGTTCTGGGACGAGTGGTCGGCAGCAGCCATGGCATGATGTTTTCCTGGACATATGCCTTCAACCGGGCCGACGAGAAGACCGTAAGGCATGCCCGGGAAGCCTTGCATGAAACGGACCAAATGGTCTTGGAGTTGGGTGGCACGCTTTGGAAACCAGCGGTGTTCGGACAGAAACTGGTCATGGATCGGATGGATCCCAACACCCTTCAAATGATGAAAAAGGTAAAACATCTGCTGGACCCCAACGGCATCATGAATCCTGGAAACTGGGAGGTGGCCTGA
- a CDS encoding (Fe-S)-binding protein encodes MAQTQYKYMDVIHRCFRCGYCKFPQDWEDVDNCPAYARHRLESHSNGGRLWLIRAWINGELELTDHLAEIIYSCVACKNCEEKCPLSFSDDILNMVIAARAEMVAQGRIPSPVKTYLKNIQLHGNPYGVGAKKRSDWIKELSIEPFERQEFLFFVGSEGAYDSRAQSTARALSRLFQKAELSFGVLGNDETDDGNEVELLGEEGLVEMLAEKNIATFNERGVKNIITLSPHAYNALKNIYPRFGGSYQVYHYTQILPNLIQSGRLHPPKLEKTKITYHDPCFLGRWNREYTAPRRVLQSIGGSKLIEMDRNRKSAFCCGGGSGNYYTDLLGGSEDSPARIRARQAHATGATILAVACPNCLTMLEDGIKVEGLEGKIQVKDIAELIDGESAS; translated from the coding sequence ATGGCGCAGACACAATACAAATACATGGATGTGATCCACCGCTGTTTTCGATGCGGATACTGCAAGTTTCCCCAGGACTGGGAAGATGTGGACAACTGTCCGGCCTATGCCCGCCATCGCCTGGAAAGCCACTCCAACGGCGGCCGGCTCTGGTTGATCCGGGCGTGGATCAACGGTGAACTCGAGCTGACCGACCACCTGGCCGAAATCATCTATTCCTGCGTGGCCTGTAAGAACTGTGAAGAAAAATGCCCCCTTTCGTTTTCCGATGACATTTTGAACATGGTGATTGCCGCGAGAGCCGAAATGGTGGCCCAGGGGCGTATCCCCTCGCCGGTGAAGACCTATTTGAAAAACATCCAACTGCACGGCAACCCCTATGGGGTCGGCGCCAAAAAGCGCAGCGATTGGATAAAAGAGCTCTCCATCGAACCCTTTGAAAGACAGGAATTTCTCTTCTTTGTAGGCAGCGAAGGGGCCTATGACAGCCGTGCGCAAAGTACGGCCAGGGCGCTCTCGAGGCTGTTTCAAAAAGCGGAACTCTCTTTCGGCGTTCTGGGCAACGATGAAACCGACGACGGCAATGAGGTCGAACTGCTCGGCGAAGAAGGTTTGGTCGAGATGCTGGCCGAAAAAAACATCGCCACCTTCAACGAACGCGGTGTCAAAAACATCATCACCTTGTCGCCGCACGCCTACAATGCCCTAAAAAACATCTATCCGCGCTTTGGCGGCAGTTATCAAGTCTATCACTATACCCAGATCCTGCCGAACCTGATTCAGAGCGGCAGGCTTCATCCTCCCAAATTGGAAAAGACGAAGATCACCTATCATGATCCCTGTTTTCTCGGACGATGGAATCGCGAATACACGGCACCGCGAAGGGTACTGCAGTCCATCGGCGGATCGAAGTTGATCGAAATGGATCGCAACCGTAAAAGCGCATTCTGCTGCGGCGGCGGTTCGGGCAATTACTACACGGATCTATTGGGCGGCAGCGAAGACAGCCCGGCGCGCATCCGGGCGCGCCAGGCCCATGCCACCGGTGCGACTATTCTGGCCGTTGCCTGCCCCAATTGTTTGACCATGCTCGAAGATGGGATCAAGGTAGAGGGGCTGGAGGGCAAAATCCAGGTGAAGGACATCGCCGAATTGATCGATGGTGAATCGGCCTCATAG
- a CDS encoding adenylate/guanylate cyclase domain-containing protein, with amino-acid sequence MNKWQYYRLKNGMLIANLISNLIGFLITQMITGVWNPLPEAMRAQVDRLNLYFTPIAFMTGFVLTLAYERPLRRYLHAHFHPGKTLKEALPVPLRRRSLNEPFFLILMDFGLWIASSFYFSIGAWSMGAQPHVVQFMFAVGLYTGLVTSIIAFFTLEYAGHKWVTPVFFPDGRISTTPGVLRIRIGVRLTAMLMGCNIIPFIAILGTLRQMKVSAIASSTTVTQCGMAIAVNSLVFIAIGSWITLLVKGNLTRQLNHVIGVLKQVRQGNFDSKVPVTSNDEIGYAGEVINQMTEGLKERDMIKETFGRYVAHEVRDEILSGRIPLDGEVKEVVRIINRYFRSMEEAIQAHKGLVLQFLGDEIEAVFGAPVSRHDHACLAVAAAREMSRRIHQVNAELRTAGYPLLRHGIGIHSGEALAANIGSPNRLSYALVGDTVNIASRLQELNKVHRTEIILSGATRDRLTGDLPLTPLPETSLKGIARPISLYTL; translated from the coding sequence ATGAACAAATGGCAATATTATCGCCTGAAAAACGGGATGTTGATCGCCAATCTGATCAGCAATCTCATCGGTTTCCTTATTACCCAGATGATTACCGGGGTGTGGAATCCACTGCCGGAGGCGATGCGGGCCCAGGTGGACCGGCTCAATTTATATTTCACCCCCATCGCTTTCATGACGGGGTTTGTCCTGACACTGGCATACGAACGTCCGCTGCGAAGATATCTGCACGCCCATTTTCATCCTGGTAAAACACTGAAAGAAGCTTTGCCGGTGCCATTGCGCCGACGTTCGCTCAACGAGCCCTTTTTTCTGATTCTCATGGACTTTGGGCTCTGGATCGCATCGTCGTTTTACTTCAGCATCGGGGCGTGGTCCATGGGCGCACAGCCCCATGTCGTTCAATTCATGTTCGCAGTGGGACTTTATACCGGATTGGTGACGAGTATCATCGCTTTTTTTACCTTGGAGTATGCGGGACACAAATGGGTAACGCCGGTGTTTTTTCCCGATGGCAGGATTTCTACGACGCCCGGCGTGCTTCGGATTCGTATCGGCGTGCGGCTGACGGCTATGCTTATGGGCTGTAACATCATTCCTTTCATCGCTATCCTCGGTACTCTTCGACAGATGAAGGTGTCGGCCATCGCCTCTTCGACGACGGTGACCCAATGCGGCATGGCCATCGCCGTCAACTCCCTTGTTTTTATCGCTATCGGCTCATGGATCACCCTGCTGGTCAAGGGGAATTTAACCCGACAGTTGAATCATGTGATCGGCGTTCTCAAACAGGTGCGGCAAGGCAACTTTGACTCCAAAGTGCCGGTGACGTCCAACGACGAGATCGGATATGCAGGCGAGGTGATCAACCAGATGACCGAAGGGCTCAAAGAGCGGGACATGATCAAAGAGACGTTCGGCCGCTATGTGGCCCACGAGGTACGGGACGAAATTCTTTCCGGCCGGATTCCGCTTGACGGCGAAGTCAAGGAGGTGGTCAGGATCATCAACCGCTATTTCCGCAGCATGGAAGAAGCCATCCAGGCGCATAAGGGACTGGTGCTGCAGTTTCTCGGGGATGAGATCGAGGCGGTTTTTGGGGCGCCCGTCTCGCGCCACGACCATGCCTGCCTGGCGGTGGCGGCGGCCCGTGAGATGTCACGGCGGATACACCAAGTCAATGCCGAGTTGCGAACCGCAGGATACCCGCTGTTGCGTCATGGCATCGGCATCCACTCGGGCGAGGCCCTGGCCGCCAATATCGGCAGCCCGAACCGCCTCTCATACGCCCTGGTCGGAGACACGGTCAATATTGCCTCCCGACTGCAGGAGCTGAACAAGGTGCATCGCACCGAAATCATCCTCAGCGGTGCCACCAGGGATCGTCTAACCGGGGATCTCCCTCTGACACCGCTTCCAGAGACATCCCTGAAGGGTATTGCCCGTCCTATCTCTTTGTATACACTCTGA
- a CDS encoding Tex family protein encodes MNVQHVTTISTELGILPRQIEAVAALLSEGATVPFIARYRKEATGSLDEVQITSVRDRLGQLAELDGRKEAILASLEKHGHLNDELKAKVLAAETMSVLEDIYLPYRPKRRTKATIAREKGLEPLALQLMAQEGADPVQMAQTFVDAEKGVVTIDEALEGARHILAEMINEDETARSLLRALFAERAVIHSSVVAGKEVEGAKFKDYFDWHETAATAPSHRILAMRRGEREEVLSLSILPEETEALLILEKLFVKGEGADSQQVTAAVQDSYKRLLSRSLETELRLHLKERADAEAIRVFADNLRELLLAPPLGAKRVMGIDPGYRTGCKVVCLDRQGKLLHHTTIFPHTGQGQAQQAADTVQKLCAQFDIEAVAIGNGTAGRETETFVRGLGLASKVIVLMVNESGASVYSASEVARDEFPDQDVTVRGSVSIARRLMDPLAELVKIDPKAIGVGQYQHDVDQNDLKRTLDDVVVSCVNAVGVDLNRASNQLLTYVSGLGPQLARNIVKQRDTTGPFRSREALKEVPRLGPKAFEQAAGFLRISNGEHPLDASAVHPESYTIVDAMAADLGCTVQDLMQDAQLRNRIDIQRYVNDKVGLPTLTDIMEELAKPGRDPRQNFEAFAFAGHVTEMKDLQVGMQLPGIVTNVTRFGAFVDIGVHQDGLVHVSELADRFVKDPTEVVKVQQKVTVTVLEVDLERKRIGLSMRTGRKPEATARPTAKADRTRPKANAKSKPAARHTGQKPRPEVKQPFHNPLAEALADLTHRKRE; translated from the coding sequence ATGAATGTTCAGCATGTCACCACCATCAGCACCGAATTGGGAATTTTACCTCGCCAGATCGAGGCAGTGGCCGCTCTCTTGTCCGAAGGCGCCACCGTACCGTTTATCGCCCGTTACCGTAAAGAGGCGACCGGCAGCCTGGACGAAGTCCAGATCACCTCGGTGCGGGACCGACTGGGCCAGTTGGCCGAATTGGACGGGCGCAAAGAGGCCATCCTGGCCAGCCTGGAAAAACATGGCCATCTCAATGACGAACTGAAGGCCAAAGTCCTTGCCGCAGAAACCATGAGCGTGCTGGAGGACATCTATTTGCCCTACCGTCCCAAGCGGCGCACCAAAGCGACCATCGCCAGGGAAAAAGGCCTCGAGCCGTTGGCCTTGCAGCTCATGGCCCAGGAAGGGGCCGATCCCGTTCAGATGGCGCAGACCTTTGTGGACGCGGAAAAGGGGGTCGTCACCATCGACGAGGCACTGGAAGGGGCCCGCCATATTCTGGCCGAAATGATCAACGAAGATGAAACCGCCCGATCGCTGCTGCGGGCACTCTTTGCCGAACGCGCCGTGATCCATAGCTCAGTGGTCGCGGGCAAGGAGGTCGAGGGGGCCAAGTTCAAGGATTATTTTGACTGGCACGAAACCGCTGCCACCGCGCCCTCTCATCGAATCCTGGCCATGCGACGCGGCGAGCGCGAGGAGGTACTCTCGCTGAGCATACTGCCCGAAGAAACCGAGGCGTTGCTCATTCTGGAAAAGCTCTTCGTCAAGGGCGAGGGCGCGGACAGCCAACAGGTCACAGCCGCCGTCCAGGACAGCTACAAGCGGTTGCTGTCGCGATCCTTGGAGACCGAATTGCGGCTCCACCTCAAGGAACGTGCCGATGCCGAAGCGATCCGGGTATTCGCCGACAACCTGCGCGAACTGTTGCTGGCGCCGCCGTTGGGGGCCAAGCGCGTGATGGGCATCGATCCGGGTTACCGCACGGGCTGCAAGGTGGTTTGCCTGGACCGCCAGGGCAAACTGCTGCACCACACGACCATCTTTCCCCATACTGGGCAGGGTCAGGCGCAACAGGCCGCCGACACTGTTCAAAAATTATGCGCCCAGTTCGATATCGAAGCCGTGGCCATCGGTAACGGCACGGCCGGAAGGGAGACCGAAACCTTCGTTCGCGGCCTGGGACTAGCGTCCAAGGTGATCGTCCTCATGGTGAACGAAAGCGGTGCTTCGGTCTATTCGGCCTCCGAGGTGGCCCGCGATGAATTTCCCGATCAGGATGTGACCGTGCGCGGTTCGGTTTCCATTGCCCGGCGCCTGATGGACCCCTTGGCCGAACTGGTCAAAATCGATCCCAAGGCGATCGGCGTGGGTCAGTATCAGCACGATGTGGATCAAAACGACCTGAAACGCACCCTGGACGATGTGGTGGTGAGCTGCGTCAATGCGGTGGGCGTGGATCTCAACCGCGCCAGCAACCAACTGCTGACCTATGTTTCCGGCCTGGGCCCCCAATTGGCCCGTAACATCGTCAAACAGCGCGACACAACAGGCCCATTCCGCAGCCGCGAAGCGCTCAAGGAGGTGCCTCGCCTGGGTCCCAAAGCCTTCGAACAAGCCGCCGGCTTTTTGCGAATTTCCAATGGCGAGCACCCATTGGATGCCAGCGCCGTACATCCGGAAAGCTACACCATCGTGGATGCCATGGCCGCGGACCTGGGCTGCACGGTGCAAGATTTGATGCAGGATGCTCAGCTGCGAAACCGCATCGACATTCAACGTTACGTCAACGACAAGGTGGGACTGCCGACCTTGACCGATATCATGGAAGAACTGGCCAAACCCGGCCGCGATCCGCGCCAAAATTTCGAGGCATTCGCCTTTGCCGGCCATGTCACTGAAATGAAAGACTTGCAGGTCGGCATGCAGCTGCCGGGCATCGTGACCAACGTGACCCGGTTCGGCGCCTTTGTCGACATCGGCGTACATCAGGACGGTTTGGTGCATGTCAGTGAGCTGGCCGACCGTTTCGTCAAGGATCCGACCGAGGTGGTCAAGGTGCAGCAGAAGGTGACAGTGACCGTTCTTGAGGTCGATCTGGAACGCAAGCGCATCGGCCTTTCCATGCGCACCGGTCGCAAGCCCGAGGCGACGGCCAGGCCGACCGCAAAAGCGGATAGGACCAGACCGAAAGCCAACGCCAAATCCAAACCGGCCGCCAGGCATACGGGACAAAAGCCCAGGCCCGAGGTCAAACAACCGTTCCACAACCCCTTGGCCGAAGCATTGGCGGATCTCACCCACCGGAAACGCGAATGA
- the dtd gene encoding D-aminoacyl-tRNA deacylase — MRALIQRVTRCSVTVENRVIGETGAGLLVLLGVAYDDTEKDAVYLAEKIVHLRIFEDESGRMNRSLGESGGAMMVVSQFTLLGDCRKGRRPSFVAAAPPEKAEQLYEYFIEQVRGKGIHTATGRFRAMMQVALVNDGPVTLVVESR; from the coding sequence ATGCGCGCCTTGATTCAACGAGTCACCAGGTGTTCGGTCACCGTGGAGAACCGGGTCATCGGTGAAACTGGAGCCGGCCTACTGGTGCTGTTGGGCGTCGCCTATGACGATACCGAGAAGGATGCCGTTTACCTGGCAGAAAAAATTGTCCACTTGAGGATTTTCGAGGATGAATCCGGCAGGATGAATCGTTCCCTGGGGGAAAGCGGCGGTGCCATGATGGTCGTTTCCCAGTTCACCCTACTGGGGGATTGCCGCAAAGGCCGACGCCCCTCTTTCGTGGCCGCTGCGCCGCCGGAAAAGGCCGAACAGCTTTATGAATACTTCATCGAACAGGTCCGTGGCAAAGGTATCCACACGGCTACAGGCCGATTCAGGGCGATGATGCAAGTGGCGCTGGTCAACGATGGGCCGGTGACCCTCGTGGTGGAAAGCCGATAG
- a CDS encoding sigma-54-dependent transcriptional regulator — MESKENRKFALLLVDDEATILSALRRLFRTLPYDLHTAQDGTAAMEILRCTAIDVALVDLMMPEMNGMTLLGHIREKWPTIKVVILTGCGGVREAVEAIQMGAVDFIEKPFENETLLARLDQLHHMWQLEQENRRLRAQFQFQFGFDQLVGNAGVMIKLKQMILQIALSDASVLVQGETGTGKELVARAIHYHSPRKTQPFVPVDCAGINESVMGSELFGHTKGAFTGAYESTPGLIRTAHNGTLFLDEVGELPLSMQAKLLRTIQEKEVRPVGGNQNASVDVRFLAATNRDLEEEVAQGRFRQDLFYRLNVIVLTVPPLRDRRDDIPLVANHFCDRFRTSAGQAKTIDADALACLMAYDWPGNVRELENVIRRAVAIGHGDAITPRDLPESFFLKTSRVEPSSAEPVLVDGDSLEAYELVAIRRALEKADGNRKRAASMLKIGEATLYRKLKKYEL; from the coding sequence ATGGAATCAAAGGAAAATCGAAAATTTGCACTGCTGCTGGTGGACGATGAAGCCACGATTCTATCTGCGTTGAGGCGGCTGTTTCGCACGCTCCCGTATGATCTGCACACGGCTCAGGACGGAACGGCCGCCATGGAGATTTTGCGGTGCACGGCCATCGATGTCGCCCTCGTGGATCTGATGATGCCCGAAATGAACGGGATGACGCTGCTGGGCCATATTCGTGAAAAGTGGCCGACAATCAAGGTCGTCATCTTGACAGGTTGCGGCGGCGTGCGGGAAGCCGTCGAGGCCATCCAGATGGGGGCCGTCGATTTTATAGAAAAGCCGTTCGAGAACGAAACGCTCCTTGCCCGATTGGATCAACTGCATCACATGTGGCAACTGGAGCAGGAGAACCGACGGCTCAGGGCGCAATTCCAATTCCAGTTCGGTTTCGATCAGCTGGTCGGCAATGCCGGCGTCATGATCAAGCTGAAGCAGATGATATTGCAGATCGCCCTATCGGATGCCTCGGTTTTGGTGCAGGGGGAGACCGGTACCGGCAAAGAGCTGGTGGCGCGGGCCATTCATTACCACAGCCCTCGCAAAACGCAGCCCTTCGTACCGGTCGATTGCGCCGGTATCAATGAGTCGGTAATGGGAAGTGAACTTTTTGGTCATACCAAGGGGGCCTTTACCGGCGCCTATGAATCAACGCCCGGCCTCATCAGAACTGCACATAATGGAACCTTGTTTCTCGACGAAGTGGGCGAACTGCCGCTGTCCATGCAGGCCAAGCTGTTACGGACGATCCAGGAGAAAGAGGTGCGTCCGGTGGGTGGAAACCAAAACGCCTCGGTTGACGTACGATTCCTGGCCGCGACCAATCGCGATCTGGAAGAGGAGGTCGCCCAGGGACGGTTTCGTCAGGATCTGTTTTATCGATTGAATGTGATCGTTCTGACCGTCCCGCCGTTACGCGACCGACGGGATGACATTCCCCTGGTGGCCAATCACTTCTGCGACCGGTTTCGAACATCTGCCGGCCAGGCCAAAACGATTGATGCCGACGCGCTGGCTTGTCTCATGGCCTATGACTGGCCGGGCAATGTGCGTGAACTGGAAAATGTGATCAGGCGGGCAGTGGCCATAGGGCATGGCGACGCAATTACCCCGCGTGACCTGCCCGAGAGCTTTTTCCTCAAAACGAGTCGTGTCGAACCCTCTTCTGCCGAACCTGTTTTGGTGGACGGAGATTCGCTGGAAGCCTACGAGTTGGTCGCCATTCGTCGGGCTCTGGAAAAAGCAGATGGAAATCGCAAACGCGCCGCTTCGATGTTGAAAATCGGCGAGGCAACGCTCTATCGAAAGTTGAAAAAGTACGAGCTATAG
- a CDS encoding D-alanyl-D-alanine carboxypeptidase/D-alanyl-D-alanine-endopeptidase, whose product MFIFNSLPDGRATAGLTSVSPALADQLSPLLGPNDAVAVIDPEGGQLVSIHADRLLVPASILKTLTALAALHYLGKDYRFSTDFYITPDNYLIIKGYGDPLMVSERIGDIAGHLATRITRIAGLILDDSYFSYPIVIPGRNNTLQPYDAPNGALCVNFNTVNFRQNSGHWESAEPQTPLLPFAITKIRASGQKEGRITLAADRREILQYSGEMFLFFLGKTGIDIPEEIVWDAIPSGEKTLLWRYTAPNSLQDVVAALLEFSNNFIANQLMLAMGAARFGPPGTMDKGLQALRSYYTTVLGAQTGHIAEASGLSRDNRISANTMLHILQHFQPYHGLMRREGRQWYKTGTLNGVSTRAGYLSSADGGHYRFVVMINTPGKRSDRVLRLLERALK is encoded by the coding sequence TTGTTCATATTTAACAGTTTACCCGACGGGCGGGCAACGGCCGGCCTGACATCGGTCAGTCCTGCCCTGGCCGATCAGCTTTCCCCGCTTTTAGGGCCAAACGATGCCGTGGCCGTCATCGACCCGGAAGGAGGGCAGCTCGTTTCCATCCATGCCGATCGATTGCTGGTGCCGGCCTCCATATTGAAAACCCTGACGGCTCTGGCCGCGCTCCACTATCTGGGAAAAGATTATCGGTTTTCCACCGATTTTTACATCACCCCAGACAACTACCTGATCATCAAGGGGTATGGCGACCCCTTGATGGTGTCCGAACGGATCGGGGATATCGCCGGCCACCTCGCCACCCGGATCACGAGGATCGCGGGTTTGATTCTGGATGACAGCTACTTTTCCTATCCCATTGTCATCCCTGGGCGAAACAACACCTTGCAACCCTATGACGCGCCCAACGGGGCCCTGTGCGTGAACTTCAACACCGTCAATTTCAGGCAAAACAGTGGGCACTGGGAGAGTGCCGAGCCGCAAACGCCCCTGCTTCCGTTCGCCATAACAAAAATCCGGGCATCCGGGCAGAAAGAGGGGCGCATCACACTGGCCGCAGACCGAAGGGAAATCTTGCAGTACAGCGGAGAGATGTTCTTATTTTTCCTCGGCAAAACGGGTATCGACATACCCGAGGAGATCGTATGGGATGCCATTCCAAGCGGGGAGAAAACGCTGCTATGGCGTTACACCGCACCCAATTCACTGCAGGACGTGGTTGCGGCTCTGCTCGAGTTTTCCAATAACTTCATTGCCAACCAACTGATGCTCGCCATGGGGGCCGCCCGATTTGGGCCGCCGGGAACCATGGATAAGGGCCTGCAGGCCCTGCGGTCCTATTACACAACGGTGTTGGGCGCCCAGACAGGACACATCGCCGAGGCGTCGGGCCTGTCACGCGACAATCGGATCTCGGCGAATACCATGCTTCATATTCTGCAACACTTTCAACCCTATCATGGGCTGATGCGGCGGGAGGGTCGTCAATGGTACAAAACCGGAACGCTCAACGGGGTAAGCACCCGGGCCGGCTATTTGAGCAGTGCCGATGGCGGGCATTATCGATTCGTCGTGATGATCAACACACCCGGAAAAAGGAGCGATCGCGTCTTGCGGTTATTGGAACGCGCCTTAAAATAG